A region from the Rhodothermus sp. genome encodes:
- a CDS encoding HDIG domain-containing protein, whose translation MRIWERFQRGRRAPRPVGQQLERGREAEALQARRRQWMIKAAIWLGLILLTLLAFPRERVYQFTVRVGEVWQHNELVAPFDFALYKDAEQLARERRQVILQTPPYFREVPNALRRMEANRDTVRAQLEAIFNAYARYRHNLLRGRQVAAQTDSIRYVELRRNARVKLTSEQWRLLAEDYLAAVSEAGQVVRRDGREPLYAVLLQEAWAFGVQVLRVGLLDVPRDSVRTDEIVVRNETERTERLLSADRVFGLDEAYSAAREYFLRQLNDRPDLASIALAFYRAILVPSYVYLRAETLHAWQQQQARLSPTYGLVKAGEVIVQRGQVVTEEIKRKLVSLERAQQERGGPALFWRRLLGQTLVTLATYLFFFLYLYLLRRPIFENNTQVFLIALLFAAILGLYAIAVRLPTLAMYAVPVAIASILLTVIFDSRVALFGTITLAFIGGHLLSYDFEFAFATVFAGTLGIFSVRDIKNRGQFFRSAGLVFLGYLVVLGASALWHPAASGRFLSDLLLVGINAMLVLLAYPLLWVFERAFDITTDLTLLELSDTNRPLLKELSLRAPGTFNHSLQVANLAEAAAAAIGAHALLVRVGALYHDIGKMVKPEYFVENQRPGMNPHENLKPRMSALIIASHVKEGLEIGRQYGLPKKVLDFIPMHHGTTRIEYFYRKAVEQTGDPELPDAEFRYPGPKPNSKETAILMLADSVEAASRSLEEPTHKRLEALIDQIFRDRIDDGQLDDTDLTFRDLQKIKETFLQMLLAIYHIRVKYPGSEDQESSEKSEASAASTQDE comes from the coding sequence ATGCGTATCTGGGAACGATTCCAGCGAGGACGTCGCGCCCCGCGGCCGGTAGGACAGCAGCTGGAGCGTGGACGTGAAGCCGAGGCCCTCCAGGCGCGGCGCCGACAGTGGATGATCAAGGCAGCTATCTGGCTGGGCCTGATTCTGCTAACACTGCTTGCATTTCCGCGGGAACGTGTGTACCAGTTTACCGTGCGCGTCGGTGAGGTCTGGCAACACAATGAGCTGGTTGCTCCCTTTGACTTTGCCCTGTACAAAGATGCAGAGCAGCTGGCTCGGGAACGGCGTCAGGTCATTTTGCAGACGCCCCCGTACTTTCGGGAGGTGCCCAATGCCTTGCGTCGTATGGAGGCCAACCGGGATACGGTGCGTGCCCAGCTGGAAGCCATCTTTAATGCCTATGCTCGTTATCGGCATAACCTGTTGCGAGGGCGTCAAGTTGCGGCCCAGACCGATTCGATTCGCTATGTGGAGTTGCGGCGGAATGCACGGGTAAAGTTGACGTCGGAGCAATGGCGGCTGCTGGCAGAAGATTACTTGGCTGCAGTAAGCGAGGCCGGGCAGGTGGTCCGACGAGATGGAAGGGAGCCGCTCTATGCCGTATTACTCCAGGAGGCCTGGGCTTTTGGGGTGCAGGTACTGCGGGTGGGGCTGCTCGACGTGCCGCGCGATAGCGTGCGGACCGATGAGATTGTCGTGCGCAATGAAACGGAGCGAACCGAACGCTTACTTTCAGCAGACCGTGTCTTTGGGCTGGATGAAGCCTATAGTGCTGCGCGGGAATACTTTCTCCGACAGTTGAACGATCGGCCCGATCTGGCCAGTATTGCGCTGGCGTTTTACCGAGCAATCCTGGTGCCCTCCTATGTTTACCTGCGTGCTGAGACGTTACATGCCTGGCAGCAACAGCAGGCCCGTCTTTCGCCAACCTATGGGTTGGTCAAAGCGGGCGAGGTGATTGTGCAGCGTGGCCAGGTGGTAACCGAAGAGATCAAGCGTAAGCTCGTCTCACTCGAGCGTGCCCAACAGGAACGGGGAGGACCGGCACTATTCTGGCGGCGGTTGCTCGGACAAACGCTGGTTACGCTGGCTACGTACCTGTTTTTCTTTTTATATCTCTATCTGCTGCGACGCCCGATTTTTGAAAACAACACGCAGGTGTTTCTGATTGCGCTGCTATTTGCTGCCATTCTGGGGCTTTATGCCATTGCTGTGCGACTGCCTACGCTGGCCATGTATGCTGTGCCGGTCGCCATTGCTTCGATTCTGCTGACCGTAATTTTTGATTCTCGGGTGGCGCTTTTTGGTACCATTACACTGGCTTTTATCGGAGGACACCTACTGAGCTATGATTTTGAATTTGCGTTTGCGACGGTTTTTGCCGGTACACTGGGGATTTTCAGCGTGCGTGACATCAAGAATCGGGGGCAGTTCTTCCGAAGTGCGGGTCTGGTCTTTCTGGGCTATCTGGTAGTACTGGGGGCTTCAGCGCTCTGGCATCCAGCTGCCAGCGGTCGTTTCCTTTCCGATCTCTTGCTGGTAGGTATCAACGCCATGCTGGTACTGCTGGCCTATCCACTGCTCTGGGTTTTCGAGCGCGCCTTTGACATTACGACCGATCTGACGCTGCTGGAGCTGTCGGATACCAACCGTCCCTTGCTGAAAGAACTGAGCTTGCGGGCGCCGGGCACCTTCAATCATTCGCTCCAGGTAGCCAATCTGGCCGAAGCGGCAGCCGCCGCCATCGGGGCGCATGCCCTGCTGGTTCGGGTGGGAGCCCTTTATCACGATATCGGCAAAATGGTCAAGCCCGAGTATTTTGTCGAAAATCAGCGGCCCGGCATGAATCCCCACGAAAACCTCAAGCCACGCATGAGCGCTTTGATTATTGCCAGTCATGTGAAAGAAGGACTGGAGATCGGCCGCCAGTATGGCCTGCCCAAGAAAGTGCTGGACTTCATTCCGATGCACCATGGCACTACTCGTATCGAGTATTTCTATCGGAAGGCGGTGGAACAGACGGGAGACCCCGAGCTACCGGATGCAGAGTTTCGATATCCGGGCCCCAAGCCCAATTCCAAAGAAACGGCCATTCTCATGCTGGCCGACTCGGTGGAGGCTGCCAGTCGCTCGCTGGAGGAGCCTACACACAAGCGGCTGGAAGCACTGATCGACCAGATCTTCCGTGATCGGATTGACGATGGCCAGCTGGATGACACCGACCTGACGTTCCGCGATCTGCAGAAGATCAAGGAGACTTTCTTGCAGATGCTGCTGGCTATTTATCACATTCGGGTGAAGTATCCGGGCAGTGAAGACCAGGAGTCGAGCGAAAAAAGCGAGGCCTCAGCCGCTTCCACACAGGATGAGTAA
- a CDS encoding alginate export family protein, which translates to MMRRTMGLLLGLSLGWGHTTWATAPADTIRAQGRWGQVRLDTRYRYELVDETGKETARASTLRLRLGYGTPVLKGFQVYGEVEGLQAVGADRYNSLRNGRTQYATVADPEKAELNQLWLDMHWIPRTRLRIGRQRLTYDNHRFIGNVGWRQLEQTYDAVSVTSRLLSKLVIEGAYLWRVQNVLSQRQRLAAPLFRLAYTGWPTMRIVVYGYWIGYEEQGYAMRSVQTYGVRLEGRRLLTDRLTLRYTGEWAYQRDYYDNPNDFAVQYTHGLVGLTMQPDDWTISVSGALELFTSNNGIAFSTPLATLHAFQGWADRFLRTPPQGLRDLYASLGVRRGRVQVTGVYHDFASDDGTIPYGRELNLVVSYVLTPHLSLLVKYAAYDARSWSVDVQKYWLMLNFRF; encoded by the coding sequence ATGATGCGACGCACAATGGGATTATTGCTGGGGCTGAGCCTGGGATGGGGTCATACGACGTGGGCGACAGCACCAGCCGATACGATTCGGGCACAGGGGAGGTGGGGGCAGGTGCGGCTGGATACCCGGTATCGTTACGAACTGGTGGATGAGACTGGTAAAGAAACGGCACGGGCGTCGACGCTGCGGCTGCGGCTGGGATATGGAACGCCTGTGTTGAAAGGCTTCCAGGTGTATGGAGAGGTTGAGGGACTGCAGGCCGTGGGGGCCGATCGTTATAACAGCCTGCGTAATGGACGTACGCAGTATGCCACAGTGGCCGATCCGGAAAAGGCCGAGCTGAATCAGCTCTGGCTGGATATGCATTGGATTCCTCGGACGCGTCTTCGAATAGGCCGGCAGCGGCTCACTTACGACAATCATCGTTTTATCGGCAACGTGGGGTGGCGTCAGCTTGAACAGACTTACGATGCCGTTTCGGTGACGAGCCGACTATTATCTAAGCTGGTCATTGAGGGGGCCTATCTGTGGCGGGTGCAGAATGTGCTTTCGCAACGGCAACGGCTGGCTGCTCCGCTGTTTCGGCTGGCCTATACGGGTTGGCCGACCATGCGTATCGTAGTCTACGGCTACTGGATCGGCTATGAAGAGCAGGGCTATGCTATGCGCTCAGTGCAGACTTACGGTGTCCGGTTGGAGGGCAGGCGATTGCTTACCGATCGGTTGACGTTGCGCTACACAGGTGAGTGGGCCTACCAGCGGGATTATTACGACAACCCGAATGACTTTGCCGTGCAATACACGCATGGATTAGTAGGGCTGACCATGCAGCCAGACGACTGGACGATCTCCGTTTCCGGTGCCCTGGAGCTGTTTACCAGTAACAACGGTATTGCTTTCAGCACACCCCTGGCTACCCTGCATGCCTTCCAGGGGTGGGCGGATCGATTCCTGCGCACGCCGCCGCAGGGATTGCGTGATCTGTATGCTTCGCTGGGCGTGCGACGGGGACGTGTGCAGGTTACCGGCGTCTATCACGACTTTGCCAGCGATGACGGCACCATCCCTTATGGCCGTGAACTGAATCTGGTGGTCAGCTATGTGCTGACGCCTCATTTGTCGTTACTGGTAAAATATGCTGCTTACGATGCCCGTTCCTGGAGTGTTGATGTACAGAAATACTGGTTGATGCTGAACTTTCGCTTCTGA
- a CDS encoding GntR family transcriptional regulator, with translation MITLDRTQPLHEQLVAQLRYLIARGHFRPGTPLPSTRALARQLGISFHTVRKAYQQLEAEGLLHSQSGRRYLVRPEATPSRETRLERGAALMQKTLHQLIGLGLEPEDIEYLFQEQLALLEDQAPTPKVLCLAPTQELAECLIVGVGAPWSALIEPVIPEALAHHEDADLIVARHADLHRFRHHLPQVQWLGLMAYPDPSVLERIATLLPRETLGLITLQPATIPHLLTELRVATGFGGQVLAVAIEESRHHLRPLLEQADLLICTPQSRQRVSTSNHSITVLSFRIGAESLEMLQRYLQSM, from the coding sequence ATGATCACGCTGGACCGCACGCAACCGTTGCATGAGCAGCTGGTGGCACAACTACGCTACCTGATCGCACGCGGTCATTTTCGTCCGGGAACGCCGTTGCCTTCCACGCGCGCACTGGCCCGCCAGCTCGGCATTTCGTTCCATACCGTACGCAAAGCCTACCAGCAACTTGAAGCCGAAGGGCTCCTCCACAGCCAGTCCGGACGCCGCTATCTGGTACGACCCGAAGCGACCCCCTCCCGGGAAACGCGTTTAGAGCGAGGGGCCGCCCTCATGCAGAAAACCCTGCACCAGCTTATCGGTCTCGGGCTCGAACCAGAAGATATTGAGTACCTGTTCCAGGAACAACTGGCATTGCTGGAAGATCAAGCGCCAACGCCCAAGGTGCTCTGCCTGGCCCCCACCCAGGAGCTGGCTGAATGTCTGATCGTGGGGGTGGGCGCGCCCTGGTCTGCGCTCATCGAGCCGGTCATTCCTGAGGCACTGGCCCACCACGAAGATGCCGACCTTATCGTGGCCCGGCATGCCGATCTGCATCGCTTTCGTCACCACCTTCCTCAAGTCCAATGGCTGGGCCTCATGGCATATCCTGACCCATCCGTGCTGGAACGCATCGCCACGCTGCTTCCTCGGGAAACACTTGGGTTGATTACGCTCCAGCCTGCGACCATCCCTCATCTGCTAACCGAGCTTCGCGTGGCTACAGGATTCGGAGGGCAGGTGCTGGCCGTGGCCATCGAAGAAAGTCGACACCACCTGCGTCCTCTACTTGAACAGGCCGATCTGCTGATCTGTACGCCCCAGAGCCGCCAACGTGTCTCAACCAGCAATCATTCGATCACCGTACTTTCGTTCCGAATCGGTGCAGAATCGCTTGAGATGCTTCAGCGTTATCTGCAGAGCATGTGA
- a CDS encoding sodium:solute symporter yields the protein MLTSLDYLVLTGYLVGSIALGLWAGGRQRNAVDYFLGGRTLPWWALCLSVVATETSTLTVIGIPAVAYVGDLSFWKLTIGYVLGRIAVSFFLLPRYFEGSLTTAYAFLGQRFGPGMQTAASFVFLGTRLLADGVRLFATAIPLKVMADMAGLSVSYLEVILVVAGATVLYTLIGGLRAVVWLDVLQLLVYVGGAVGALWVLWQGVPDDWWRLASAAGKTRLLVPDAETNPLRWMTEPYVFVTAVVGGAVFSMASHGTDHLMVQRLLACRNLRDSQKALIGSGLIVMGQFALFLLVGLMLWVYYGASPQELGLSRADEVFPRFIIEGLPPGISGLLLAGILAAAMSTLSSSLNALASSTLFDLYQRWRGRPLKGRQSLMVSRLLTLGWALVFVGFASLFESTDNPVVELGLSIASFTYGGLLGIFLLGRFNRRVSPRWAIVAFLVAIGLMTLLILGVRIRPDGRLLFTLAADATGELRTLAWPWYTLLGALLTGLLGSLQQLVHRYGR from the coding sequence GTGCTAACTTCCCTTGATTATCTGGTCCTGACAGGCTACCTGGTGGGTTCCATTGCGCTGGGGCTGTGGGCTGGTGGGCGCCAGCGCAATGCGGTTGACTACTTTCTGGGCGGCCGAACACTTCCCTGGTGGGCGCTGTGTCTGTCGGTTGTTGCTACAGAGACCAGCACATTGACGGTGATTGGCATTCCGGCGGTCGCCTACGTTGGTGATCTGAGCTTCTGGAAGCTTACGATCGGTTATGTACTGGGTCGAATAGCTGTCAGTTTTTTCCTTTTGCCCCGCTATTTTGAAGGTTCGCTTACGACGGCCTATGCTTTTCTGGGGCAACGTTTTGGCCCGGGTATGCAAACGGCGGCTTCGTTTGTTTTTCTGGGGACCCGTCTGCTGGCCGATGGGGTACGGCTGTTTGCCACGGCTATTCCGCTGAAGGTGATGGCCGATATGGCTGGTCTATCGGTTTCGTATCTGGAAGTGATCCTGGTCGTAGCCGGAGCGACGGTACTCTATACGCTGATCGGAGGACTGCGAGCGGTGGTCTGGCTTGATGTGTTGCAGCTGCTGGTGTATGTGGGCGGGGCAGTGGGGGCTCTGTGGGTGCTCTGGCAGGGGGTACCGGATGACTGGTGGCGACTGGCCTCGGCGGCCGGGAAGACCCGCCTGCTGGTGCCCGATGCCGAAACCAATCCGCTGCGGTGGATGACCGAGCCGTACGTATTTGTAACGGCCGTTGTGGGGGGAGCCGTTTTTTCGATGGCTTCGCATGGGACAGACCACCTGATGGTGCAGCGGCTGCTGGCCTGTCGAAACCTGCGCGATAGCCAGAAGGCCCTGATCGGCAGTGGGTTGATTGTGATGGGACAGTTTGCGCTGTTTCTGCTGGTCGGACTGATGCTCTGGGTGTATTATGGGGCCTCTCCGCAGGAGCTGGGGTTGTCACGGGCCGACGAAGTCTTTCCACGTTTTATTATCGAAGGATTGCCCCCCGGTATTTCTGGATTGTTGCTGGCCGGTATTCTGGCAGCCGCCATGAGCACCCTTTCCTCTTCGCTTAATGCCCTGGCTTCTTCAACCCTGTTCGATCTGTATCAGCGGTGGCGTGGGCGGCCGTTAAAGGGACGGCAGTCCCTGATGGTTTCGCGGCTATTGACCTTAGGCTGGGCCCTGGTTTTCGTGGGATTTGCCAGTCTGTTTGAAAGCACTGATAATCCAGTAGTGGAGCTGGGGTTATCGATCGCTTCGTTTACCTACGGTGGATTGTTGGGCATTTTCCTGCTGGGGCGGTTTAATCGGCGAGTCTCACCGCGGTGGGCTATCGTAGCCTTTCTGGTAGCTATCGGGCTGATGACATTGTTGATTCTGGGGGTGCGTATTCGTCCAGACGGTCGCTTGCTGTTTACGCTGGCTGCGGACGCCACGGGTGAGCTGCGCACGCTGGCCTGGCCCTGGTATACGTTGCTGGGGGCGCTGCTGACCGGCCTGCTTGGATCCTTGCAGCAGCTGGTGCATAGGTACGGACGTTAA